In Bacteroidota bacterium, the sequence GTCGTCGTGCCATCACGCACATTGCGTTCGCTCCCACCGTCCGCTTCGGCGCGAGTAACAAGTGCTTGCTGGCCTACCTGGAGCACTGTTGCGCTGCCTAACTTTGATGGCGAGGCGAGAATGCCAATGCGATGGGGACGTGCTTGTTCGATTGTCGCGGTGAGATTCTGCTTCAGTCGTTCAAGCAGTGCAGTGCTTTGTACCCACTCTGCCTGGGCAGTCAATGCTCGGAAGACATGCCAGCCCATGAGCAGAGCAAACAATACGCGGAGTGTGGATCGCACCGCTCGTGACGGGATCCGGCTCACGACGAGCACGATGACCGCTGCCAATCCGACCGACGGCAAGTATACACGCCAGCGTTCGAATGCCAGACAAAGCACAATACCGGTAATGACTGTAAAGAGAAGCGGAATTACAGACGCCCTCAACAGCTCACGATTGCCACGCGTCAGTAGAAATGCGACGATGAGTGCAACGCCTATCGCGCCAATGGTGAATGCTGCAGTGCGATAGTGCGAAAGGAGTGCCGTTGCGGTGGCAAGATCGAGCGGTAAGAGCGTATAGCCGAGGGCATACGCGCTGTTGCGAAACAGATTGACCGGGCCATGCGCGCCGGCAAGGACTTCACTCGTCCGCGAAGTGAACTGTGACTGATAAACATAGAAGAGCGCGGCAACAACTGCATACGGAATCGCTCGCACAACTGTGGTGCGTACGGAACGTGCCCGAGCAATCACGAGGAGGAAAATGAGTGGAAGCGCGAGAATGCCGACTTCTTTCGAAAGTAAACCGAGTGCAAAGAACACTAACCCAAACACTCCTCTTGAAGCGGGTGGGCGGCCTGATTCCGCGAGCACCGCAAGCATCACAAAAATTGCCGCAAGCACATCCGCTCGTGCGGTATCGACCGCGAGGTTGAACTCGTGCGAGGCCATCACGCCGAAGAACAGCGCTGCCAGAAGCGATTCAATCGGCCTGAGTCCAAAGAGATTACGTGCAACAAAGAAGACCAGCGCAGTCGCGATGAGATGGAAAAAGAGATTCGTCAGGTGATATTCGCCACCACTCCAACCGAAAACGAGAAAATCCGCAACCATTGTCATGTTCGAGAGCGGACGAAAGTAGCTCGGGTTCGCGTCGGGACTCACGAACGGCCGCACGGCATCCGAAAGCGTGTGCATCGGCGCGAGCGAAGCGATGTACTGATAGTCATCTGAATTCAGTCCGATTTGTGCGACACCAAGCCACAACGCAGCGGTGATCGCAAGAACCAGTCCCAGACCAATCGCCAGCGGGCGGGTAAGTTGCATTATGCAAAGTTACGACGCGCGAACGGCAACCACGCCGCGCGTTAGTAGAAGCACTGCGCACGTTCTAACTGTATTCCGCTTCGTCGCGGCTTCGAAGTATCTCGCTTCATCCGGTGCTTGACACCATGGATCAAGCTTGTCTTCTCTTCGGTATAATCGTATCTTAGGTATTTCGTATATTGTTCTCGCAATGATGAGCACCAATCTATTCGAAAACCATCCTAAGTATATTTGGCCATATGGAAACCATAGCAAACAGACAACAGGCCGTTTTTGCGTGAATTCGATATTGTTCATGAAGCACAAACGCCCGCGCGCAACTTCGGTCAATATCCTTTTGGTGGCAATTTCGGAGTCTGGCTAGCGAAAGTAGACCCGGGGGGCTTGGCACTTCATTCGCTCCTCGAAAGAGGAATCGGTCAATGAACATTGAATTCACATGACGATAGCGGAATTCATTTTGCGAAACATGGAAATCCGTCTTACGTTAGTAATGGGCCGGTTCAACAATAGTGCTTTGCATGGATGTTGGTGGGCGAGTCGTTAGCAAATGCTAATCTACTGCACGGAACCATCATTCATAGGTAACCACTATCCATTAGGCATTCTTGTGTTGATCCGTAATCACTTTTTTTCGGAGGTTAGTTATTTTATGTTATCAAAACGACCCTATTTAGCGACCCTGCTTCTTCTCGGGTTGGGTCTGGTTTTCGGTGTTACTCTTGTCACGGGCTTTGGAAGCTGGAGAGGGGCATCACTTGCGTTTGGCGCGAGCGATCCTCAGCTCGGCGGTCCATTGCCGAGTCTTCCCGGCGATGCGACATTGGCGAACTTGAACGGCTCGTTTGTCGCGATTGCGAAAGCCGTATCGCCAACGATCGTCGAGGTCAATGTCAAAACGGAAGCGCCAAAAGTGTCAAAGAACGAACACATGCTTCCGTTCGGTCACTTCTTTGGCTTTGGTGATAACGGCGATGATAATGGTGGGGGCGATATCCCATTCCAAATGCCGCAGCAAGGCCCGGAGGAGGGCTTGGGCTCCGGTGTTATTATCACGAGTGATGGCTATATCGTTACGAACAACCACGTCGTGAAAGATGCTGCCAAAAAAGGCGGCGTGAAAGTCACACTTGTTGATAAGCGGGTATTCGATGCGCATGTGGTCGGTACCGATCCGACGACGGACCTTGCGGTTATCAAAATCGACGCAACAGATCTTCCGGTCGCAGCGCTCGGCAATTCAGATGGGCTGGCTGTCGGGCAGATCGTGATGGCAGTTGGTAATCCGTTGAACTTAGAATCCACGGTCACACAAGGTATCATCTCTTCGCTCGGCCGTTCGATCAATATCCCGGAGGAAGGTACGCGCAGCCGGGCGGGTAACTACTCGATCTCGAACTTCATCCAGACGGATGCGGCGATCAATCCCGGCAATTCCGGCGGCGGGTTGTTCGATATTCACGGGCAAGTCGTAGGTATCAATGCCGCGATTGCAAGTCCAAGCGGCACCTGGACCGGCTATGGCTTTGCAATTCCGGTTAATATGGTCCGTAGCGTAGCGATGGATCTGATCAAGAATGGTAAGGTCAACCGTGGCTATATCGGCGTGACGATCCGTGCGGTCGACCAGACGGATGCTCAAGCGTTGGGTCTCGACCGTGCTCGTGGAGTCAGAGTCGATGGTGTGACTGAAGGCGGTGCCGGTCAGGCAGCGGGTCTTCGGACAAATGATGTGATCCTGTCGGTCGATGGTCATGCCGTCGATGAGGCAAACCAGCTTCAGACGCTGATCGGTATGCACCATGCCGGCGATAAGGTCCAACTCCGCATCTGGAGGGATGGCAAGGAAGTCGAAAAATCAATAACACTGAAGCCGCGCCCGGACTTGGCGGATAAGGAGAGCCCGGAGACGAATCCTGAGGATGCCCAGGGCCAGGAGGAATCGGCGAATAAATCGAGCGCGACGCTGGATAATATCGGCGTCACCGTTCGGAACGTGACCGATCAGGAGAAGGATAAATATCATGTCTCCAATGGAGTCATCATCACGAGCGTGGCGATGGCCAGCGAGGCATTCGATCGCGGACTCGGAAAGAATCTTGTCATCACAGAGGCCGCGCGCCAGAAGGTGAAGACCGCGAGCGACTTCGAGAAGATTATCAATCAGAACAAGGGCAAGGCCGTTGGTCTGATGGTCAGCGATCCGAAAGGCGATACGCATTTTTACGCGATCCAAGTACCGAACGACTAGGCCGTTCAACGACTCGCGTTTTATTGAACGCAGGCCGGGCGGATCGCCCGGCCTGCGTTCGTTTTTGGCCTCATCAAATCCATGCGAGGAGTATTTGGAGGATTCCAGGAAGCCTGTTGCACGCAAGACATCGTGGTTGAACTGTTCGCTTTTCCGAGACTGTTAAGACAATTCAAGTTGCATGGCGGCCCTCTCGGGATACGCCTTCAGAATCGTCACGATTGAGGTCGCACCAGCCCTCTTCGCGTGACACATCATCGCGGATGAGCGATCATTCGCTAAACGGACTCGGTTTGACGAACATCACATTCATGGCGCTCGGAGGTGGGCGCGAGATCGGGGCCAATAGCTTTTACTATGAGATCGACGGCCATGGCCTATTGATCGATGCTGGCCTGCATCCGGAAAAACTAGGCTGGGATGCATTCCCGAGAGTCAAGTCGCTCGAGGGGCACACGGTCGATACATTCCTGGTAACACACGCTCATACCGACCATTTGGGTGCGGTGCCATACCTGATGCAGCATTACCCCAAGGCTCCAGTGTATGCAACGAGCGAGACGATTGAGCTTGCTCGGATTATGCTGTCGAATTCAGCGAGTTTGCTTCCAAAACAGCATCCTCAGGAGGTGATCGATGCACTGACGAACTATACGCTCGACGCGCTGCCGGATGTGATCGGGAAGCTTCAACCGCTGGAGTTGGGAGAGACAAAGCAATTTGGCGATGGCCGCCTCCGCGCGACGTATTACTCGAGTGGCCATATTTTGGGCGCGGCCGGTGTGCTGATCGAGACCGATGGTAAGCGGATTTTTCATACCGGTGACACGTCTTTGCATGCGCAGCGGCTCATCGGCGGAGCCAAGTTGCCCGATGGTCCGATCGATGTTCTCGTCAGCGAATCGACCAATGGAATTGTCGATGCGTATCTGACGCATACTCGCGAGCGTGAAATCGAGCGGCTCGTCGCAACGATCAATGAGACGTTTGCCAATGAAGGCTCGGTATTGATTCCGGTCTTCGCGCTCGGTAAATTGCAGGAAATGCTCGCGACGCTCGATGATGCCATGAAGGCCGGCAAATTGCCGAGAGTACCGATTTATACGGGCGGAATGGGGCGGCGCATTAGCGATGTATACGATCAATTCCCGATGAGCCGATCCCGAACGAATTTCGAAGATCGGGTAGCAGAAATCGAGCAATCGGAATTGCCCAGACGCGATGCACTTTTCAGCGGAAAGTATTTTCATGAACCGTCGATAGTACTTGCCGCCAGTGGCATGATGCAGGATGGGACACCCAGCTATTTCCTGGCGCAGCGCTGGCTCCGCATCGCGCACTTTGCGATCTGTTTTGTTGGATATACTGATCCTCGCACACCGGGCTACACCGTATCCCATGCGGAAAAGGGCACGCGCATCAAATTCGGCTCGATGAAACGGGACGTACCAGTGCGCTGCCGAATCGAGAGATTCCGCTTCAGCGCCCATGCAAGACGCGAAGAATTGCTGGAGATTGTCCGGCGCTTGCGTCCGAAAAAAGTTGTGCTGACTCATGGTGATGAGCGCGCCATCGCAGCCTTTGGAGAATTGATCGTCGAGACATTCCCGGATATCGAAGTGAGCGCCCCGGAAGTCGGGAAGTGGTATTCGATCTGATCGAGAAGCGGCGGACTCCGGATCTAATGATAGCTGACTGCCATCTTGCCGGCTCCCGTCGATAAGCGGAGCGTCAGAATGGGACTGTTGGAACGATCAAACCCAGGACTGGTCGCATAGCCCTCCCGCCGAATCGCAAGACCGCTGAAGGTGTATGAAGTGAACATTCCATCGTCATAGAATATCTGCACGCGACCAGCTAACGGTGGAATGGAAATCGTGCACGTTCCGAGGCCAACTGAGACCCGAGCCTCTAGATTCTGTTCGAGCCGTCCTTCGAATCCCAAATGGTAACTTCCGACAGCACCGCTAAAGCTAAAATGTTTGGCATTGAGATTCGAAATACCACAGAACGTACACTCGCCTAGGCCAGCCTTGACCGAGCAATTATAGAGCACTTGCGGATTTGGCTCGTTGCTGCAGATCATCGCGCGGGATGCGCCCGTTTCAATCTCCACATTGGTGAGCGCCAGGCGCGTCAGGTCGATCGAGGATTCTCCGAATCCAAGATTCGCATTGAAATCAATTGGCAAATCACGTGTGAGATAAATTCGTGTTCTGGATGTGTTCGATTTCTTAGAACCTTGATCGGTCTCACTCGCAACATGATAGAGCGACCCTTGCCTTCGAACGCCGATTCCAGAGATGCGAAGAGTACTCGCAGGAAGGAAATTATGATCGGCTTTCCAAATTGCGAGCGGCGGGGTCATCAGTTGGCCCTCATCCGTCCCGATTCCGATGCGCAGCATTCCAACATCGTTCCCAAGAAGACCGTAGGACCAATGCGGGCTTTGCGAAGATGGATCGGCATCTTCCATCTGAATGGCCGCAACAGAATTAGGATCGGTGCCAGGCTTCAAGTCTACCGAGCCATAGGGTGCATCGAGCTTAACAATCAGTCGGCGTTCGTGACCAGTCTTGTGAATCGGGCTGGTAAAGAATCCAAAGGCTGCTGCAATCCCACCGACCGCGGCGAGGGTCGCAATAGCAATGACGGCAACACATGCCATGCGACGCGTCAGGCATGAGCCTAGACTCTCAGAAGTGTTGGGGGCTTGCACGAGGTGTCAGCGAGTAGCAATCTTGCGATAGCGTGTCAAATGTGTGAAATTTCAGCACTAGGGCTACGGTTTGGGGTAAGGGAAGTTTCAAATTAGAGTGGGGGGGCGGCATGGGACCACCGCTTTGCTGGTCGCCTCGTTATGGAAATGTCGGTTCCGAGTCTCTTCACCGCCGAGGGAGGGGAGTGTTCACATGGCAGCCCTTTGTTGAGTGACTATGCTACGGCTACGTCTGATCCTATGGTATTCGCTCCTCGTCTTCTTGACGATATCGGCGATCGGGCTCTTTCAATACTACAAGATTCGAGAATCTTTATTCGATGCACTGGATATTTCGCTCATCGAAGATGCGCGGACGACCCTGACGCTGATTAGCACATTGCCGGCGAATACGAATCCTCACGAAGCGCAGATTCATGGGGAGTTGCATGCGGCAAGTTCATTGCGCGATTTGGTGGATCATGCGATCTCGGAGGTCCCTGCCACGGCCCGCGGAACAGAATTGGCCGATCGTGTGGTCAGCGAAATAATCGATCAAGTCCTTGCGGAGCTTTCCTTCCAGGATTCCACGGGGCGCATGGCCGATCCATTGGATGCGATTGTCGAGCGCTCGGTTTCCAGTCGGCGCAATAATTTGGTCGAGATCTATGGCGTGGCGCGTGAGGCCAGCGGCCGGACACATGAAGAGTCTTTTTTCCGAACTGCGAATTTGGGCGAGGATACCATCATGCGCGCCGTTCGTCCTCGAAGGGAGCGCATTAGTTCGGATACCACGGCGGCTTACAGCACAATCCACTTCCGAGGTGACCGGGTTCGAGTTGCGCGTGCCCATAACGCGCGGTTCGATGTCTACGTCGGATACCCGATCACGGATATTGAACAGAGTCTTGCGAGTGTGCGATCATCATTCTACATCGGGATCCCGCTGGCGCTCGCGATTTCAATTCTCGGCGGATTATGGCTGGCGCGCAAAGCACTCCGGCCAATCGAGCAAATCGCGGATATGGCGCGGGAGATCGGCGCAAAGAATCTCTCGCAACGGATCGATCTGCCGGGCAAAACTGACCATGAACTGGTCATCTTGACCGAAACGCTGAATTCTATGTTCGAGCGGCTTGAAGGGTCCTTTGCACAAATCTCACAGTTCACTTCGGATGCTTCGCATGAATTGAAGACGCCACTCGCTATTATGAAGGGCGAAATCGAACAAACCGAGCGGCATCTGGAAGCAGCAGCGGCGCAGGGTAGTACGCTCGATCCAAATGAGACACGCAATGTTCTGGCGAGCGTGATGGAGGAGATCGATCGGATGCAGCGCATTGTCGACGGCCTGCTGCTGCTCTCCCGAGCGGATGATCGGCAGCTTCCGCTCGATCGGGAAGAGTTGGGGCTTTATGACTATCTTTCTGCACTCGGTGAAGATGGCGCCATTCTCGCTGAGGAACGGGGGCTGACGCTCAACTATGACTTCGACCCTGGGGCGCGGTACATTCGTGTTTATGTCGATCCGACGAGACTCTATCAGGTCGTGATGAACTTGCTCGATAATGCATTGAAGTATACCCCGAAGGGCGGTTCGGTTACGCTATTTCTGCGACGGCGGGATATGAACGTGGAGTTCGGCGTCTCGGATACTGGCATTGGCATCGCGGCTGAAGATTTGCCAAAGATATTCCGGCGATTTTTCCGTACGGATGAAGCGCGGACCGGTCCGCATGACGATACGGCGCGATCACTTGGTCTGGGTCTCGCAATTGTGAAGTCTGTTGTCGAAGCGCACGGCGGGACGATCGCAGTGGAAAGTCAATTGGGTCGGGGGACGAGATTTACGATCACGATGCCGGCGATGGGATAAAATTCCAAGTTACAACAAGCTTAATTCGGATTAAGACTTGACCTTTTTGGAATTGTTGATTTCTGGGGCCAGTTAACCGGGGAGCACATGGGTGCTGCTTCACCCACATTCGTTATCGAGTCTGTTCAACGCATGAATCTTTTTACGATTTGAAGCCGTGAAACAAGGGCCTCCAACGCACAGCGCAACTCGCGCGACGCGTCACACTGCACACAGTGCTGTTCGAAGTGTTACATTTCCTATTTTTTCGTTCGCTCTGGGTGGAGCAATATTCGTTGCCTCGCACATGTTGGCCGGTTCGGACGCCAGCGCGGCGGGTACAACCTTTCAGTTGCAGGCCCAAGTGCCAACACAACGCCCGGCGACTCCCGTGCAACAACCGGTGCATCCGATTCCGCACCCCGCAAACATGACATCGGTTAACAAGGAGGAACGCCCGCGCGAGAGCCGTGTCACGCGCAAGACCGAGACTCGTGAAGCGATCATTGGACGCCAGAACGATCCAGCTCGTCGTCAGGATTTGTGTCGGAAGCTCGAACAACGCCGGCAAGAATTGCGCGAACGAGAGCATTCGCATCCGGCCCGATAATTATTTCGGAGAGAATTCTTGAAATAATTATTTGTCACGGAACGAGCCGGAACTTGGGGGCCGAATCCCAAGTTGTACTCTTTGATTGCATCAGATCGATGCAACGAACAAAGTGTGAGACTTATAGATGTAGGCGGGTTCCATTTAGGCCGTTTGTATCTAAAGTCAAGGTGAGAGAAAAGACACTGTTGGCTCCATTGGCGCAAGCTGGTGGAGCCGCAGTGTTTTTTTGTAGGTGCCTATCGTTGAATTTTTAAGTCAATTTGCCCTGATATGGCGTGGAATAGACCATGTATTCCTTCGATTCCGAACTGCACTCAGCCGCCCGGCTTTATGTAATTTCTCAGCCATTTCAACCCATTTGCCCGTCATCCAAACGATCCCGGCAAAGACAAGAAGCAACATTCCAGTGGAGAAGATAACTAAAAAGAGGATTAGCATGTGTCCCATAATCATGTGTCCCATAATTAGGCAAATACTCCAAGACTTATTCCGGAAAACCGCGTCTGCAAGTCGAGAAATCGTTTGCATGAATCAGTTTTACTGCGGTGGCTTTCGAGCGGCACAAAATTGAAGTGCCGCGCTCCGCGCGGCACTTCGGCAAGAGAACACCTGACTGGCGGCCTATCGGTCAATTACCATTTTCTTGGTCACACGGGTGTATGGGGTCTCGAGCCGGAGATAATATGTTCCGGTTGGCAATGCGGAGCCATTCAAGGAAATCGAGTGATTGCCAGCTTCCATTGTGCCAGTGGCTACCGTTTGCTGGACTCGGCCCATTACGTCGATCAAGACAAGCTCGACGTGCTCGCGTCCAGGAAGCGTAAAGCTAACTTCGGTTTGGCCGGAGAATGGATTCGGATATGCGGTGAGCGCAAGCATCTCTGGCGGCGCATCCGGCACGACTCCAGCAGCGGTACAGGTAATGTTGTCAGTTCCTGTGCATGCGTGAACGGTACCAAGGCTGTTGAATGTCTCCACATTGACGCGATACGGCAGCAATGCTCCGCTGCTTTGCCGATAGTGGACAACGAATCCGCCCCGGGTCAGACCCGGCTGAATCTCTCCGTTGAAGTCCACCGAGTCACCGCCATAAGAAGTAACTCCCCATCCAATTGGGTGGTTCGTGGTGTCAACTTTCCATCCATCCAGAGGAATCACGCGAATCAGATTAATCGGACCCTCGCTCACAAGCCGCGAATATTTTACAGCAATAGTGTCGAGGCAATCATTCGTCTTGCTGTGAGTGAAGAAGATGTTGTCGCATGGTGGTGGAGGTGGAGTGCAGCTAATAACAGTCACACCATGGCCAGTGATTTTGTTCGACGCGGAGTCGCGCACGCTCCAGGTAACCGGCACTTGTGAACCTGCTACCACAGGGATCAAGGTGAAGGTATCCGTCTGTGTCTCAAATGGTTTGATGGTCTGGCCGGATCCGGCTGTAAACTGCATCGATGCATTCTGACTTCCAAAGTTGACAGGCCAATGCTTATCAGAGGTTGCCTTACTTCCGAACGAGGCTACAGTCGGATCGACAGAGTATGTTACCGAGCGATCGTTTCCAGGATTGGGTTGATGTTTATTCACCACTGTTCCGGTGAAGAGACATCCGCCTGGAGCGACTTGCGCGAAAATCACAGTGTCGGAGTCAACAGGAGGAATGGAGCATCGGAGCGGAAGAACCCCGCTGGACACAAGACTGGCAGTTCCTGCTGTCGTATCGTACGTTGACCATGCGAGGTTGAAATCACCCTGACTCGGATTATCCACAACCAGCGTGAAGGAATTCGAGCGGCCACCGGGTAGATAATACGCGGAGGAGAAGGGCAAGAACGAGACCTTGGTCCGCGCAGGAGTATCGATCAGCGTTGCCCAACCATTAGGACTGTTCTCGGCCGTTTCGAACGTCACGCCCGGCGTTTGGCTGGTCAGGACAACTCTTGTCAGCGGAGACGTTGGACGGTCCATGGAGACATGAAAATTCTCAGCGGTGATCCTGTAAGCGCAGCCTCCGATTTTGTCTGCGACTATGGTATCAGCGGAGGCATCAGTCGTAGCTGCACAAGGGGCGGTTGTCAGAGTGTCATGGACTGTATCCCGATCGATAATGCTCGTCCCATTATATGCGCGCCACACGATATTGTAAACACGCAGGAGCGGGCTCGAACTGAGGGTCACGACAAAGCCGGTTTGGGTGCTGCCTCGGTTAACGCCCTGGAGCGAGGAGAAAAACGCCTTGGTACCGGTGACCGAATCGATGTTCCACCCATCCGGTGCGCTAACGGCGGAAGGTCGCATCATCGCTTGCCCACCAAGAATCTCAAAACTGAGATGATCGATTTGACTTTGCTGTCCATTCCGGTTGGTGACGCTAAGATTGAACGATGGATCGCAGCTCGGCAGAAGAGTCCCCGTGGCGGTGACGTTATCTATCGGAGGATACCCTTGCCAGGCAGTGGTATACAGGCACACTGTACCTGAGGAAATTTGGGTAACGCTGTTTCCCCTGAAGTAGTATGTCGTCCAGAGGATCTCAGTACATTGGTCCAGAGCGTTCGTATCCAGCGTGAATGCCAGGATGGAATCGCGTCCACCATGTGGCGAAATCGAAAATCCCTGATCGTTCCAAAAATAAACCCTGTCTCTCGCTGCATTAATGGTATCCAACCACCCTGCACCCTGCATGGGCGGCTCAGAAATCGGCAAGAAATTCTCATCCCACTTCACTCCGGGCGTCAGAATCTGGAATGTGACCCGGTTGATCGGCAGCAAGCCCACATTTTTGTTGATTATGGTCCAATCCCACGTGCGGTCAATGAATTGTTCCGGGTAGTACCGAACGGAATCGGACTGCGCATGAACGCGGCTGGTGCCGAAAAAAGAAATTGCGAGGAGGAAAAGCGGGAGAATTCTGCCGAAGACTTTCATAATATAAGAAGTACGGTTTAACAGTATGCTAACAGGATGCGGAATGAAAAAGAATTCCTTCTGGGCCAAGAATCTCAGCCATTGGCAAAAATACGACGATAATGGCACATGACTTGAACCAGCAATGGCTTATGCCGTGGCCTGAAGGAATGAGACTCTTTGGGGTGACACTTCCCGCGTGGATGCGCAAAGGCCTCCGCGTGCTCGGCTTGATGACTGTTATGAATGTTGTACTTCGCTATACGTTCGTTGGCGAGTTGCTAGAACGATGGTTTCGGGATGCCTCCGGGGAAGATCTCATAAATGATGCGGTTCCCAAAAGTGAATAGCTGCCGCCAAAACGGAATAGCTAATAATTGCTTTCTAAAACAAAAGGACGATCCCGAAGCCAAGAATTACTCCGATCAGCGCAACCAGATTGAAATTACGGCGCTTCGGCTCGATGCCGGCTTCGCGCAATAATGCAAAAATGCTCCAGCGTTGTAGTTCCGGATAGTGCTCATCCATCGACCATCGCAAAATGACATATCGCAACCGTTGGGTTGAAGTGAAGAACCACATGATGTAAGAAGCAATCACTGTTGCGGTGCCGCAACTGGTCGCAACGACAAACAGGAGCGCCGCTTTGGTCATCGTTAGCAACATCCGATAGCGCAGCCAGTCGCGTTCGAAATCTTCCGTTCGATAGAAACCGTGCTTGTTCTGGTGAAACGAAAGCCGTACGACGAAGATCGAAAGAATCGCATCGACCTCCGCCATCGCGAACAAGAAGAAGAGGACCCCGATGACTGGCGAACGCGTATCCTTCATAAGATAGAACGCGGCCATCACAATAATAAACGCGATGAGGGAGTAGTCACTCTGCCAGATCTGGGTGAGCAACTGGGTCGTTCGCCGTCGTTTGCCGGCCTCAAGCAGCCGTCTCATCCGTCCGACCTTAATGGTTGAATGCGGATCGCCAGCCGGCGCAATCACCTGGCTCGCCTCCCGGTCGCGGGCAATCTGTTGGATCGCCTCATCCTCCATTAGTGGGACCGGCGTTTGCTCGGATGGAGGTGTTTCCTCCACGCTGGCAGCTTCTTCGATCGTCGTTGTGAGGCGCATGAAGTTTATCTAAGAAAGAGAGCACCATTCGCCAATACCGGACGACCCGTGCCGCTTTCAAGCAGTTTATCCAATGGACGTGCCAAGTAGTTTCGAAGAGTTACGAATGATTCGATTTGATGCCCTGTTTACACGAACTGCATGTCAGCTCTCGTACTTATCCTTCGCGACGCGCTTCCCGCGCTGTATGCCGGCCTTGTCTTTTATTTTGGCCGGACATTTTTCCGTCCAGTTGATACGGCGCGCCGACTGAAGTATGGCTTGCCCGCTGCTTACGTTGTCATCGCCATCCATGCGTTATATATTGGGGCATATACCGCGACCGAACATCACGAATT encodes:
- a CDS encoding ATP-binding protein — translated: MLRLRLILWYSLLVFLTISAIGLFQYYKIRESLFDALDISLIEDARTTLTLISTLPANTNPHEAQIHGELHAASSLRDLVDHAISEVPATARGTELADRVVSEIIDQVLAELSFQDSTGRMADPLDAIVERSVSSRRNNLVEIYGVAREASGRTHEESFFRTANLGEDTIMRAVRPRRERISSDTTAAYSTIHFRGDRVRVARAHNARFDVYVGYPITDIEQSLASVRSSFYIGIPLALAISILGGLWLARKALRPIEQIADMAREIGAKNLSQRIDLPGKTDHELVILTETLNSMFERLEGSFAQISQFTSDASHELKTPLAIMKGEIEQTERHLEAAAAQGSTLDPNETRNVLASVMEEIDRMQRIVDGLLLLSRADDRQLPLDREELGLYDYLSALGEDGAILAEERGLTLNYDFDPGARYIRVYVDPTRLYQVVMNLLDNALKYTPKGGSVTLFLRRRDMNVEFGVSDTGIGIAAEDLPKIFRRFFRTDEARTGPHDDTARSLGLGLAIVKSVVEAHGGTIAVESQLGRGTRFTITMPAMG
- a CDS encoding MBL fold metallo-hydrolase; translation: MSDHSLNGLGLTNITFMALGGGREIGANSFYYEIDGHGLLIDAGLHPEKLGWDAFPRVKSLEGHTVDTFLVTHAHTDHLGAVPYLMQHYPKAPVYATSETIELARIMLSNSASLLPKQHPQEVIDALTNYTLDALPDVIGKLQPLELGETKQFGDGRLRATYYSSGHILGAAGVLIETDGKRIFHTGDTSLHAQRLIGGAKLPDGPIDVLVSESTNGIVDAYLTHTREREIERLVATINETFANEGSVLIPVFALGKLQEMLATLDDAMKAGKLPRVPIYTGGMGRRISDVYDQFPMSRSRTNFEDRVAEIEQSELPRRDALFSGKYFHEPSIVLAASGMMQDGTPSYFLAQRWLRIAHFAICFVGYTDPRTPGYTVSHAEKGTRIKFGSMKRDVPVRCRIERFRFSAHARREELLEIVRRLRPKKVVLTHGDERAIAAFGELIVETFPDIEVSAPEVGKWYSI
- a CDS encoding trypsin-like peptidase domain-containing protein, giving the protein MLSKRPYLATLLLLGLGLVFGVTLVTGFGSWRGASLAFGASDPQLGGPLPSLPGDATLANLNGSFVAIAKAVSPTIVEVNVKTEAPKVSKNEHMLPFGHFFGFGDNGDDNGGGDIPFQMPQQGPEEGLGSGVIITSDGYIVTNNHVVKDAAKKGGVKVTLVDKRVFDAHVVGTDPTTDLAVIKIDATDLPVAALGNSDGLAVGQIVMAVGNPLNLESTVTQGIISSLGRSINIPEEGTRSRAGNYSISNFIQTDAAINPGNSGGGLFDIHGQVVGINAAIASPSGTWTGYGFAIPVNMVRSVAMDLIKNGKVNRGYIGVTIRAVDQTDAQALGLDRARGVRVDGVTEGGAGQAAGLRTNDVILSVDGHAVDEANQLQTLIGMHHAGDKVQLRIWRDGKEVEKSITLKPRPDLADKESPETNPEDAQGQEESANKSSATLDNIGVTVRNVTDQEKDKYHVSNGVIITSVAMASEAFDRGLGKNLVITEAARQKVKTASDFEKIINQNKGKAVGLMVSDPKGDTHFYAIQVPND
- a CDS encoding T9SS type A sorting domain-containing protein; its protein translation is MKVFGRILPLFLLAISFFGTSRVHAQSDSVRYYPEQFIDRTWDWTIINKNVGLLPINRVTFQILTPGVKWDENFLPISEPPMQGAGWLDTINAARDRVYFWNDQGFSISPHGGRDSILAFTLDTNALDQCTEILWTTYYFRGNSVTQISSGTVCLYTTAWQGYPPIDNVTATGTLLPSCDPSFNLSVTNRNGQQSQIDHLSFEILGGQAMMRPSAVSAPDGWNIDSVTGTKAFFSSLQGVNRGSTQTGFVVTLSSSPLLRVYNIVWRAYNGTSIIDRDTVHDTLTTAPCAATTDASADTIVADKIGGCAYRITAENFHVSMDRPTSPLTRVVLTSQTPGVTFETAENSPNGWATLIDTPARTKVSFLPFSSAYYLPGGRSNSFTLVVDNPSQGDFNLAWSTYDTTAGTASLVSSGVLPLRCSIPPVDSDTVIFAQVAPGGCLFTGTVVNKHQPNPGNDRSVTYSVDPTVASFGSKATSDKHWPVNFGSQNASMQFTAGSGQTIKPFETQTDTFTLIPVVAGSQVPVTWSVRDSASNKITGHGVTVISCTPPPPPCDNIFFTHSKTNDCLDTIAVKYSRLVSEGPINLIRVIPLDGWKVDTTNHPIGWGVTSYGGDSVDFNGEIQPGLTRGGFVVHYRQSSGALLPYRVNVETFNSLGTVHACTGTDNITCTAAGVVPDAPPEMLALTAYPNPFSGQTEVSFTLPGREHVELVLIDVMGRVQQTVATGTMEAGNHSISLNGSALPTGTYYLRLETPYTRVTKKMVIDR